A genomic stretch from Pseudomonas mendocina includes:
- a CDS encoding Wzz/FepE/Etk N-terminal domain-containing protein — protein MSYNESRSRDDDEIDLLDLLGDIWAERLLIACITLAITVCAALYAFLATPYYQVTSVLHPPLLKDLEELNGAGVYKITPEEALARVGSAVSSYENRLEFARLHEGELDFLTDADGSFEQEFERFNSEAFEIKQPDPKKANTLSPFIELSLTYPKDLDGARFTNDFISFAIDREREKLKGDFEAMVANQLAGLTRSINSYRASYEAEKDSQIATLLEEDALKTAQLKDELSALRQLLLTRRKDRIAALDENIAIARSLGIHKPTSPTSLGDSERGGGGNVIRTEVNNQEVPLYFMGTEALEAERLVLQKRRSDDFTEPRIAEIQQELHMLQTNRQVELLKKRENEDLFLKKLAESREEEARLKGLQVDLSSLKLVNIDRYASEPLNPVKPKKLLILAAGIILGGVLGVFVALLRSVLRKKKQPGDNSRPLSAV, from the coding sequence GTGAGCTATAACGAAAGCCGCAGTCGTGATGACGACGAAATTGATCTGTTAGATCTGCTCGGCGACATCTGGGCCGAACGGTTATTAATTGCTTGTATCACCCTAGCAATTACTGTTTGTGCTGCTCTTTATGCTTTTTTGGCAACGCCCTATTACCAAGTCACCAGTGTGCTTCATCCTCCGCTGCTTAAAGACCTTGAAGAACTAAATGGTGCTGGGGTCTATAAAATAACTCCGGAAGAGGCTTTGGCGCGTGTTGGTAGCGCGGTTTCGTCATACGAAAACCGATTGGAGTTTGCGCGTTTGCACGAGGGAGAGCTGGACTTCCTTACCGACGCTGACGGATCTTTTGAGCAGGAATTTGAACGCTTCAACTCCGAAGCTTTTGAGATCAAACAGCCCGACCCTAAGAAAGCCAATACGCTATCACCGTTTATCGAGCTTTCACTAACGTATCCAAAGGATTTGGATGGGGCTCGATTTACCAACGACTTCATAAGCTTTGCCATTGACCGTGAGCGTGAAAAGTTAAAAGGCGACTTTGAAGCGATGGTTGCAAACCAGTTGGCAGGCCTGACACGCAGTATTAACTCGTACCGTGCCTCCTATGAAGCGGAAAAAGATTCGCAGATTGCTACATTATTAGAAGAGGATGCGCTGAAAACTGCTCAACTGAAGGATGAGCTTTCTGCACTGCGGCAGTTACTGCTGACGCGACGTAAGGACCGCATTGCAGCCTTGGATGAGAACATCGCTATCGCCCGCAGTTTGGGGATCCATAAGCCGACCAGTCCAACCTCGCTGGGTGACTCTGAAAGAGGGGGGGGCGGTAATGTTATCCGCACAGAAGTCAATAATCAGGAAGTCCCGCTATACTTCATGGGAACCGAGGCACTTGAAGCTGAGCGCTTGGTTCTGCAAAAGCGCCGCTCTGACGACTTTACTGAGCCGCGTATTGCCGAGATACAGCAAGAGCTGCATATGCTGCAGACCAACCGCCAAGTTGAGCTGCTTAAAAAACGCGAGAATGAAGACCTGTTCCTCAAAAAGTTGGCTGAAAGCCGTGAGGAGGAGGCCCGTCTGAAAGGGTTGCAGGTAGACCTTTCAAGCCTGAAGTTGGTCAACATCGATCGCTATGCCAGTGAGCCGCTTAACCCCGTTAAGCCTAAAAAGCTCCTTATACTTGCTGCTGGTATTATTCTTGGGGGTGTGCTGGGCGTTTTCGTTGCACTGCTGCGCTCTGTTCTGCGTAAGAAAAAACAGCCCGGCGATAACAGCCGTCCCCTCTCCGCTGTTTGA